One genomic window of Polyangium aurulentum includes the following:
- a CDS encoding PAS domain-containing protein — MIEDAIEALRAENDALRRKLTETERELSDARRMLDEQRGAVATINALFRALPDLFFRMERDGTIVDYRARMDGDLYVPPEVFLGKRMHDLLPSDVGVALERAFEQALASDEMKRIDYPLEVNGAQEWYEARVVPLDAEQLITFIRRTTEQRRDRDALEQRSRELEDSLRSLERAEAERNALQEQIIATQRATLRALWTPLVPIARDTVAVPLIGAIDASRAERLLEVLLAGVAERGASMVLLDVTGVPGVDDAAADAIARAARAVGLLGAELVLTGVGAEVARTLIGLGADLRGIVTLGSLEQGIAYAMGRKNRPRARRGA, encoded by the coding sequence ATGATCGAAGACGCAATTGAAGCGCTCCGCGCCGAGAACGACGCGCTGCGGCGGAAGCTGACCGAAACGGAGCGGGAGCTGTCCGACGCGCGGCGGATGCTGGACGAGCAGAGAGGGGCTGTTGCGACCATCAACGCGCTGTTCCGGGCCTTGCCGGATCTGTTCTTCCGGATGGAGAGAGACGGCACCATCGTCGACTACCGGGCGAGAATGGACGGCGATCTTTACGTGCCCCCGGAGGTGTTCCTCGGCAAACGAATGCACGACTTGCTCCCTTCCGACGTCGGCGTGGCCCTCGAGCGCGCATTCGAGCAAGCCCTGGCGAGCGACGAGATGAAACGGATCGACTATCCGCTCGAGGTGAACGGGGCCCAGGAATGGTACGAGGCCCGCGTCGTCCCCCTCGACGCCGAGCAGCTCATCACCTTCATCCGCAGGACGACCGAGCAGCGCCGCGACAGGGACGCCCTCGAGCAGCGCAGCCGTGAGCTCGAGGATTCGCTCCGATCCCTCGAACGCGCGGAAGCGGAGCGCAATGCGCTTCAGGAGCAGATCATCGCGACCCAGCGCGCGACGCTGCGGGCCCTGTGGACGCCGCTCGTGCCCATCGCGCGGGACACGGTGGCGGTGCCGCTCATCGGGGCCATCGATGCGTCGCGGGCCGAGCGGCTGCTCGAGGTGCTGCTCGCGGGCGTGGCCGAGCGCGGGGCGTCGATGGTGCTGCTCGACGTGACGGGCGTGCCTGGCGTGGACGACGCCGCGGCCGATGCCATTGCACGCGCGGCGCGCGCGGTCGGGCTGCTCGGCGCCGAGCTGGTGCTGACGGGCGTGGGCGCGGAGGTCGCGCGGACGCTCATCGGCCTGGGCGCCGATCTGCGCGGGATCGTGACGCTCGGGAGCCTCGAGCAGGGAATCGCGTACGCGATGGGCCGCAAGAATCGGCCCCGCGCGCGCCGTGGGGCTTGA
- a CDS encoding RNA polymerase sigma factor, which translates to MAEPRPLAFADAAQFQAAVRPVLPRLYRFCLALSGDADQADDLFQNALIKAYLNVGSFEGRADLVVWLCGIARNEFLEARRTEARRRGIFERFVDACASAFGVAPGESDDVTPEARVIMHEDRDMLLACLQKLPVEFRTVVVLCDIEELGYDRAAEILGIPKGTVKSRHARGRARLRAAYESMAAGTVNAAREEEESI; encoded by the coding sequence ATGGCTGAACCACGCCCCCTCGCTTTCGCCGACGCCGCGCAATTCCAGGCGGCGGTCCGCCCGGTGCTCCCGCGGCTTTACAGGTTTTGCCTGGCGCTCTCGGGCGACGCCGACCAGGCCGACGATCTCTTCCAGAACGCGCTGATCAAAGCGTACCTGAACGTGGGCTCGTTCGAGGGCCGCGCCGATCTGGTGGTCTGGCTCTGTGGAATCGCGCGAAACGAGTTTCTCGAGGCACGCCGCACCGAGGCGCGCCGGCGTGGAATCTTCGAGCGGTTCGTCGACGCATGCGCGTCGGCATTCGGGGTCGCTCCCGGCGAGAGCGACGACGTGACGCCCGAGGCGCGCGTGATCATGCACGAGGACAGGGACATGCTGCTCGCGTGTCTGCAAAAGCTCCCCGTGGAGTTCCGGACCGTGGTGGTTCTCTGCGACATCGAGGAGCTCGGTTATGATCGGGCGGCAGAGATCCTCGGGATTCCGAAGGGCACCGTGAAGAGCCGGCACGCGCGAGGGCGCGCGCGGCTGCGGGCGGCGTACGAGAGCATGGCGGCGGGAACCGTCAACGCAGCGAGGGAGGAGGAGGAGTCGATATGA
- a CDS encoding complex I subunit 4 family protein: MGEIPYRTAVPFPLLGVLVALPLLLSVVLRNMRDSRRVYALGLTGGAIELALTALLLARFERGTSDLQFVERVPLFGGLAYHVGVDGVSVLFLPLTALLTLLVTLYAQEVAKERPARYLSAIFALEAVLMGAFVSLDLLLFWVFSSLELLPGFWLVRDWGTGPGRVAAARRYAALNMMGVLLLLAGALVIGRSASAPPFTLTSLLAADVPPKAQALAFWLMMLGFAVRIPLFPFHGWLPKVLEEGPVVGVSVFLVGAKLGAYGILRFVIPVLPEAAHHYSGTIAIFGVVGIVYGGLLALVQTNLRRLVAFACLAHMGSVLVGLSSLNFEGLTGALLVTLNVGLSAAGLYFVAGFLHRRLGSTEVDRPTHYAPILSLTFLLVGLSTIGMPGTSGFEAEHLVVVGALGAHRSAMAVAVGAGSLLGAAYLLRYFQRAFLAAAAGAPAPSRPRLPDLRVREIIIAGAVAAVIVGLGLFSHPLLDVVGGSLRAMSEEVETPRAPARVGSRNEAR, encoded by the coding sequence ATGGGCGAGATTCCCTATCGAACCGCAGTTCCCTTCCCGCTCCTCGGCGTGCTCGTGGCGCTGCCGCTCCTCCTGTCGGTGGTCCTGCGCAACATGCGCGACTCCCGTCGCGTCTACGCCCTGGGCCTGACGGGCGGCGCGATCGAGCTCGCCCTCACCGCGCTCTTGCTCGCGCGCTTCGAGCGAGGCACGTCCGATCTGCAGTTCGTCGAGCGCGTGCCGCTCTTCGGCGGCCTCGCCTATCACGTGGGCGTCGACGGCGTGAGCGTGCTCTTTTTGCCGCTCACCGCGCTGCTCACGCTGCTCGTGACGCTCTACGCGCAGGAGGTCGCCAAGGAGCGGCCCGCGCGTTACCTGTCGGCGATCTTCGCGCTCGAAGCGGTGCTCATGGGCGCGTTCGTCTCGCTCGATCTGCTCCTGTTCTGGGTGTTCTCCTCGCTCGAGCTTTTGCCTGGGTTCTGGCTCGTTCGTGACTGGGGGACGGGGCCTGGGCGCGTGGCTGCGGCGCGGCGTTACGCGGCGCTCAATATGATGGGCGTCCTGCTCTTGCTCGCCGGCGCGCTCGTCATCGGCAGGTCCGCGAGCGCGCCGCCGTTCACGCTCACCTCGCTGCTCGCGGCCGACGTGCCGCCGAAGGCGCAGGCGCTCGCGTTCTGGCTGATGATGCTCGGCTTCGCGGTGCGCATCCCGCTCTTCCCCTTTCACGGGTGGCTGCCCAAGGTGCTCGAGGAAGGGCCCGTCGTGGGCGTGAGCGTCTTCCTCGTGGGCGCGAAGCTCGGCGCTTACGGCATCTTGCGCTTCGTCATCCCGGTCCTTCCCGAGGCGGCGCACCACTACAGCGGCACGATCGCGATCTTCGGCGTCGTGGGCATCGTGTACGGCGGGCTCCTCGCGCTCGTGCAGACGAACCTCCGCAGGCTCGTCGCTTTCGCGTGCCTCGCGCACATGGGCAGCGTGCTCGTCGGGCTCTCGTCGCTGAACTTCGAGGGCCTCACGGGAGCCTTGCTCGTGACGCTCAACGTGGGCCTCAGCGCGGCGGGGCTCTACTTCGTCGCGGGCTTCTTGCACCGCCGGCTCGGCTCGACGGAGGTCGACAGGCCCACGCACTACGCGCCCATCCTGTCGCTCACCTTCCTGCTCGTGGGCCTGTCGACGATCGGCATGCCGGGCACGAGCGGCTTCGAGGCCGAGCACCTCGTGGTGGTGGGCGCGCTCGGCGCGCATCGGAGCGCGATGGCCGTCGCGGTGGGCGCCGGCAGCCTCCTCGGCGCGGCCTATCTCCTGCGCTACTTCCAGCGCGCCTTCCTCGCAGCCGCCGCCGGCGCGCCCGCGCCCTCGCGCCCGCGCCTGCCCGATCTGCGCGTGCGCGAGATCATCATCGCGGGCGCCGTCGCCGCCGTCATCGTGGGCCTCGGCCTCTTCTCGCACCCGCTGCTCGACGTGGTCGGCGGGTCCTTGCGGGCCATGTCGGAAGAGGTCGAAACGCCTCGAGCCCCCGCGCGCGTGGGCTCACGCAACGAGGCCCGTTAG
- the nadE gene encoding NAD(+) synthase, translating into MRLVKIGVASVNATVGAVRSNVDRCIRLAHEMAKDGVTLGVFPEQVVGGYAAEDLVQWRGFVDSQRRELERFAAETARHRTVFVVGLVVGVGGDLFNVGALVHGGRVLAFTPKEKLPTYNIFYEARTFSRGVPGMELDAGGIFCGDRIYGFDFGTIAIEVCEDIWSPDGPMRRRCYSGAEIVCNVSASPFRAGVGGTRREMIATRASDNQCTVVYANLVGGNDGLVFDGGGFVNQNGRPMLEAPRFREGFCSVTVDLDRTMRARREASTWRSDLEEFRRERSAVPVMRADGATADRSELRYPAPPAGTTFFLPSAATSAKSARDELLDDFYDALALAVADYYRKTGAFRRIGLALSGGRDSLLTLLVAWRAIGVLHPELSGAALRDKVGSLLSAFYMPTRFSSSATRDAAAQICKDLGASFMVLPIEEAFNREHDATKAMLGEGGPAPTELTVQNIQARIRGQRMWNWSNTSGALFLQTGNMSEKALGYTTVGGDLEGALSVIANVPKTVVIALLDRLEQRFGFEGIRATLRTTAGPELAENQSGEAELMPFEVLDACLYLYGAEKLASDEVARALPSIFPDRDPAQLTAWAEKFARLFTQSIFKWVQSPLAIHLGSLDLDRERALQLPVVQRTEWKGE; encoded by the coding sequence ATGCGGCTCGTGAAGATCGGTGTCGCCAGCGTGAACGCGACTGTGGGCGCCGTGCGCTCCAACGTGGATCGATGCATCCGCCTCGCGCACGAGATGGCCAAGGACGGCGTGACGCTCGGCGTTTTCCCCGAGCAGGTGGTGGGCGGCTACGCGGCGGAGGACCTCGTGCAGTGGCGCGGCTTCGTCGACAGCCAGCGGCGCGAGCTCGAGCGCTTCGCGGCCGAGACCGCGCGCCACCGGACGGTGTTCGTCGTGGGGCTCGTGGTGGGCGTGGGAGGTGATCTCTTCAACGTGGGCGCGCTCGTCCACGGGGGCCGCGTGCTCGCGTTCACGCCGAAGGAGAAGCTGCCGACGTACAACATCTTCTACGAGGCGCGCACCTTCTCGCGCGGCGTGCCCGGGATGGAGCTCGACGCGGGCGGCATCTTCTGTGGCGATCGCATCTACGGCTTCGATTTCGGCACGATCGCGATCGAGGTCTGCGAGGACATCTGGTCGCCCGACGGCCCGATGCGCCGGCGCTGCTACTCGGGCGCGGAGATCGTCTGCAACGTGTCGGCCTCGCCGTTCCGGGCGGGCGTCGGGGGGACGCGGCGCGAGATGATCGCGACCCGCGCCTCGGACAACCAATGCACCGTGGTCTACGCGAACCTCGTGGGCGGCAATGACGGCCTGGTGTTCGACGGCGGCGGGTTCGTCAATCAAAACGGACGCCCGATGCTGGAGGCGCCGCGGTTTCGCGAGGGTTTTTGCTCGGTCACGGTGGACCTCGACCGGACCATGCGCGCGCGGCGCGAGGCGAGCACGTGGCGGAGCGACCTCGAGGAGTTCCGGCGCGAGCGCAGCGCCGTGCCCGTGATGCGCGCCGACGGTGCGACCGCGGATCGCTCGGAGCTTCGATATCCGGCGCCTCCCGCGGGGACGACCTTCTTCTTGCCCTCGGCCGCGACGAGCGCGAAATCTGCGCGTGACGAGCTGCTCGACGATTTCTACGACGCGCTCGCGCTGGCCGTGGCGGATTACTATCGCAAGACGGGCGCGTTCCGGCGCATTGGCCTCGCGCTCTCGGGTGGGCGCGACTCGCTGCTCACGCTGCTCGTTGCGTGGCGCGCGATCGGCGTGTTGCACCCGGAGCTTTCGGGTGCGGCATTGCGCGACAAGGTGGGGAGCCTGCTCAGCGCGTTCTACATGCCGACGCGCTTCTCGAGCAGCGCGACGCGCGACGCGGCGGCGCAGATCTGCAAGGACCTCGGCGCATCGTTCATGGTCTTGCCGATCGAGGAGGCATTCAACCGCGAGCACGACGCGACGAAGGCCATGCTCGGCGAGGGCGGCCCCGCGCCGACGGAGCTCACGGTGCAAAACATCCAGGCTCGCATTCGCGGTCAGCGGATGTGGAACTGGTCCAACACGAGCGGCGCGCTCTTCCTGCAGACGGGCAACATGAGCGAAAAGGCGCTCGGTTACACGACCGTCGGCGGCGATCTCGAGGGCGCGCTCAGCGTGATCGCGAACGTGCCCAAGACCGTGGTCATTGCGCTCCTCGACAGGCTCGAGCAGCGCTTCGGCTTCGAGGGCATCCGGGCGACCTTGCGGACGACCGCGGGGCCGGAGCTGGCGGAGAACCAGTCGGGCGAGGCGGAGCTGATGCCGTTCGAGGTGCTCGACGCGTGCCTGTATCTCTACGGCGCGGAGAAGCTCGCGTCGGACGAGGTGGCGCGCGCCTTGCCGAGCATCTTCCCCGACCGCGACCCGGCGCAGCTCACCGCGTGGGCGGAGAAGTTCGCGCGGCTATTCACGCAGTCGATCTTCAAGTGGGTGCAATCGCCGCTCGCGATTCACCTGGGGTCGCTCGATCTCGACCGGGAGAGGGCGCTGCAATTGCCGGTGGTCCAGCGGACGGAGTGGAAGGGCGAGTGA
- a CDS encoding complex I subunit 4 family protein: MQLQETLASAQIGFPLLSALVFLPIAWSLLLLFLRDEATIRKAAIAGAAVELGLSIVLLARFVRGTPDVQFAERYAWMPTLNVSYHVGVDGISVLFVPMTALLTLLVMISSLRTVRTRVRAFHIAAFGLASAAVGIFCALDAVLFFVFWEASLVPIYFLVSLWGVGPERRYAAMKFVLTMLVASGPLLLGIVLLGAHRHAIAGQYDFDWLTLRATPIPPSLQAVVFFLMLVGFAVKGPFFPLHTWMPAMLRECPVGVGVVLTGLKLGSYGVLRFIMPLLPDATARYAWLLGAVGVAGILYGALVSLVQPNMRRLLSFSTLSHVGFVLLGMSTRTPQGLAGAVLSMMNLGLSSTGLFFLTGFLQARVGSSEVSALGGVAKKAPLAAAFFLLLGLAGIGLPGTSGFAGEHLVLLGAFRMSVPLLLLALLGTILGAAYLLRVFERAFLGPPTRPRVLSMKDLAPEELAVVACLGLLVLVIGFYPAPVVRIVSASVDALAAPVAAPALSSLR, from the coding sequence GTGCAATTGCAAGAAACCCTCGCCTCCGCGCAGATCGGCTTCCCGCTCCTCAGCGCGCTCGTCTTCCTGCCGATCGCCTGGTCGCTCCTGCTCCTGTTCCTCCGCGATGAAGCGACGATCCGCAAGGCGGCGATCGCAGGCGCGGCGGTCGAGCTGGGGCTCTCGATCGTCTTGCTCGCGCGGTTCGTCCGCGGGACGCCCGACGTCCAGTTCGCCGAGCGCTACGCGTGGATGCCGACGCTCAACGTCTCCTACCACGTGGGGGTCGACGGCATCAGCGTGCTCTTCGTGCCGATGACGGCGCTGCTCACGCTGCTGGTGATGATCTCGTCGCTGCGCACGGTGCGAACGCGCGTGAGGGCGTTCCACATCGCGGCGTTCGGGCTCGCGTCGGCGGCGGTCGGGATCTTCTGCGCGCTCGACGCGGTCCTCTTCTTCGTCTTCTGGGAGGCGTCGCTCGTCCCGATCTACTTCCTCGTCAGCCTGTGGGGCGTGGGCCCGGAGCGGCGCTACGCGGCGATGAAGTTCGTGCTCACCATGCTGGTCGCCTCGGGGCCGCTCCTGCTCGGGATCGTGCTGCTCGGCGCGCACCGGCACGCGATCGCCGGCCAGTACGACTTCGACTGGCTCACCCTGCGCGCGACGCCCATCCCGCCGAGCCTGCAAGCCGTCGTGTTCTTCTTGATGCTCGTCGGCTTCGCGGTGAAGGGGCCGTTCTTCCCGCTCCACACGTGGATGCCCGCGATGCTGCGCGAGTGCCCGGTGGGGGTCGGCGTGGTGCTCACGGGCCTCAAGCTCGGCAGCTACGGCGTGCTGCGGTTCATCATGCCGCTCCTGCCCGACGCCACCGCGCGCTACGCGTGGCTGCTCGGCGCCGTGGGCGTCGCAGGCATCCTCTACGGCGCGCTCGTGTCGCTCGTGCAGCCGAACATGCGCCGGCTCCTGTCGTTCTCGACCCTCAGCCACGTGGGCTTCGTCCTGCTCGGCATGTCGACGCGAACACCGCAGGGCCTTGCAGGCGCGGTGCTGTCGATGATGAACCTCGGCCTGTCGTCGACGGGCCTGTTCTTTCTCACGGGCTTCTTGCAAGCGCGCGTCGGCTCGTCCGAGGTCTCGGCGCTCGGTGGCGTGGCGAAGAAGGCGCCGCTCGCAGCCGCGTTCTTCTTGCTCCTCGGCCTCGCCGGGATCGGCCTGCCTGGGACGAGCGGCTTCGCGGGCGAGCACCTCGTCCTGCTCGGCGCATTTCGCATGAGCGTTCCGCTGCTCTTGCTCGCGCTGCTCGGGACCATCCTCGGCGCGGCGTACTTGCTCCGCGTCTTCGAGCGCGCCTTCCTCGGTCCCCCGACCCGACCGCGCGTGCTGTCCATGAAGGACCTCGCGCCCGAGGAGCTGGCGGTGGTCGCCTGCCTCGGCCTGCTGGTGCTCGTCATCGGCTTCTACCCGGCCCCGGTCGTCCGGATCGTGTCGGCCTCGGTCGACGCCCTCGCGGCTCCCGTGGCCGCGCCCGCCCTCTCGTCTCTTCGGTGA
- a CDS encoding NADH-quinone oxidoreductase subunit L — MLDLAIALVPLLPFVAALVAGFDALSGGRLSERTVARVVLGALSLSLLGALGLFARGVFDGATHRLVLFTWLESGSYRIPVELLVDPLSSALALMITAIGALVARFSVPYMHRESGYSRYFAVLCFFLGQMLLLVLGGNLVMTFIGWEGAGLSSYLLIGFYYDRKTPPKAATYAFITKRIGDAGFLLAVFLAFEHFGTVSYTEMFARAGSVDHRALTLIGLGLLTAAAAKSAQLPFSPWIARAMEGPTPSSALFYGSVMVSAGVFLVLRIHPLLVLAPDALRAMAAMGAATALYGALVSLVQTDVKSGLIFSTVSQLGLMFLAVGLGARRLALFHLFAHAILRGAQFLQAPSALLSVPRAEPEREEKPVASEIDPAFWLLLAGLLGILALPFLTEIWDGPEATLSPGAFLSAAGAGMALFCGGHYLMRFAQRTLAGSPAKDSAEGKAWGAIVEHGPAWIAPVVVGAVGISLGLMPSSGSRSVFDLVLGPLIARNGLGRAAHPVWSFGLLLLLGGLLLAGWATALYFHRAAPERPGILPTRLRRLYMTALARFWLEPLYRKVITEPIERLGRALDRVDAALIDRAMGRPLSPEDAPAPLAAFQEKLLAGEIDDADPFAAVRAALERNSKEHTPAAPPRPPVAAEEDFARGRGIAGRALQYASSLAHLLESHLVGRAIGRGIPVTGDLLGRMLDRVESVLERPTTVGTLVVLSLFIVVRWIG; from the coding sequence ATGCTTGATCTCGCCATCGCCCTCGTCCCGCTCCTGCCCTTCGTCGCGGCGCTCGTGGCGGGCTTCGACGCGCTCTCGGGGGGGCGGTTGTCGGAGCGAACCGTGGCGCGGGTCGTCCTCGGCGCGCTCTCGCTGTCGCTCCTCGGCGCGCTCGGACTCTTCGCGCGCGGCGTGTTCGACGGGGCGACCCACCGCCTCGTGCTGTTCACGTGGCTCGAGAGCGGCTCGTATCGGATCCCGGTCGAGCTGCTCGTCGATCCGCTCTCGTCCGCGCTCGCGCTGATGATCACCGCCATCGGCGCGCTCGTCGCGCGCTTCTCGGTCCCGTACATGCACCGCGAGTCGGGCTACTCGCGCTACTTCGCGGTCCTCTGCTTCTTTCTCGGCCAGATGCTGCTGCTCGTCCTCGGCGGCAACCTGGTGATGACGTTCATCGGCTGGGAGGGCGCGGGGCTGTCGTCGTACCTGCTCATCGGCTTCTACTACGACCGCAAGACGCCCCCGAAGGCCGCGACGTACGCGTTCATCACCAAGCGCATCGGCGACGCGGGCTTCCTCCTCGCGGTCTTCCTCGCCTTCGAGCACTTCGGGACGGTCAGCTACACCGAGATGTTCGCGCGCGCCGGATCGGTCGATCATCGCGCCCTCACGCTCATCGGGCTCGGGCTCTTGACGGCCGCCGCAGCGAAGTCGGCGCAGCTTCCCTTCTCGCCGTGGATCGCGCGCGCCATGGAGGGACCGACGCCCTCGAGCGCGCTCTTCTACGGCTCGGTGATGGTGAGCGCGGGAGTTTTCCTCGTCCTGCGCATCCACCCGCTGCTCGTCCTCGCGCCCGACGCGCTGCGCGCCATGGCCGCGATGGGCGCCGCGACCGCGCTCTACGGCGCGCTCGTGAGCCTCGTGCAGACCGACGTGAAGAGCGGCCTCATCTTCTCCACCGTGAGCCAGCTCGGCCTCATGTTCCTCGCCGTCGGCCTGGGCGCTCGCAGGCTCGCGCTCTTCCACCTCTTCGCGCACGCGATCCTGCGCGGCGCCCAGTTCCTCCAGGCCCCCTCGGCGCTTCTCTCGGTCCCGCGCGCCGAGCCCGAGCGCGAGGAGAAGCCCGTCGCGAGCGAGATCGATCCGGCCTTCTGGCTCCTGCTCGCCGGCCTGCTCGGCATCCTCGCGTTGCCGTTCCTCACCGAGATCTGGGATGGCCCCGAGGCCACGCTCTCGCCCGGCGCGTTCCTCTCGGCTGCGGGCGCGGGCATGGCGCTCTTTTGCGGAGGCCACTACCTCATGCGCTTCGCGCAGCGCACGCTCGCGGGCAGCCCTGCCAAGGACAGCGCCGAGGGCAAGGCTTGGGGCGCGATCGTCGAGCATGGCCCCGCGTGGATCGCGCCCGTGGTGGTCGGCGCGGTCGGCATCTCGCTCGGCCTCATGCCGAGCAGCGGCTCGCGCAGCGTCTTCGATCTCGTGCTCGGCCCGCTCATCGCGCGCAACGGCCTCGGACGCGCCGCGCACCCGGTCTGGTCGTTCGGCCTTCTGCTGCTGCTCGGCGGGCTCCTGCTCGCAGGCTGGGCCACGGCGCTCTACTTCCACCGCGCCGCGCCCGAGCGCCCCGGCATCCTCCCCACGCGCCTGCGACGGCTCTACATGACCGCGCTCGCGCGCTTCTGGCTCGAGCCGCTCTACCGCAAGGTGATCACCGAGCCCATCGAGCGCCTCGGCCGCGCGCTCGACCGGGTCGACGCCGCGCTCATCGACAGGGCCATGGGCCGACCGCTCTCGCCCGAAGACGCGCCCGCGCCGCTCGCCGCGTTCCAGGAGAAGCTGCTCGCGGGCGAGATCGACGACGCCGATCCGTTCGCTGCCGTGCGCGCCGCGCTCGAGCGCAACTCCAAGGAGCACACGCCCGCAGCCCCTCCGCGTCCGCCCGTCGCTGCCGAGGAGGACTTCGCGCGCGGCCGAGGGATCGCGGGCCGCGCGCTGCAGTACGCCTCCTCGCTCGCGCACCTGCTCGAGAGTCACCTCGTCGGTCGCGCGATCGGCCGCGGCATCCCGGTCACCGGCGATCTGCTCGGCCGCATGCTCGACCGCGTGGAGTCGGTGCTCGAGCGACCCACGACGGTCGGGACGCTCGTGGTGCTCAGCCTCTTCATCGTCGTTCGCTGGATCGGATGA
- a CDS encoding peptidylprolyl isomerase produces MPRRFPALLVVSLAFAAACQEAPPAPAPAASSAPAAAPSPSPTPAAVAPPPAPTAKAEAPPEQVAAQHVLVAYKGAKNAPKGVTRSKDEAKKRAEEVAAKAKAGEDFTALVREYSDDAATAERLGSVGKFKRDAMVKPFSDAAFSLKVDETSGPVESPFGFHVIKRNQ; encoded by the coding sequence ATGCCTCGCCGATTCCCCGCCCTGCTCGTCGTGTCCCTCGCCTTTGCCGCGGCCTGCCAGGAGGCGCCTCCCGCGCCCGCGCCGGCCGCTTCGTCAGCGCCCGCGGCCGCGCCCTCCCCCTCGCCCACGCCCGCCGCAGTCGCGCCGCCGCCCGCGCCCACGGCCAAGGCGGAGGCGCCGCCGGAGCAAGTGGCGGCCCAGCACGTGCTCGTGGCCTACAAGGGGGCGAAGAACGCGCCGAAGGGCGTGACGCGCTCCAAGGACGAGGCCAAAAAGCGCGCCGAAGAGGTCGCCGCGAAGGCCAAGGCGGGCGAGGATTTCACGGCCCTCGTGAGGGAATACTCCGACGACGCGGCCACCGCGGAGCGGCTCGGCAGCGTCGGGAAGTTCAAGCGCGATGCGATGGTCAAGCCGTTCAGCGACGCGGCATTCTCGCTGAAGGTCGACGAGACGAGCGGCCCCGTGGAGTCGCCGTTCGGGTTTCACGTGATCAAGCGGAATCAATGA